From the genome of Streptomyces sp. NBC_00659, one region includes:
- a CDS encoding HPr family phosphocarrier protein, which translates to MAERRVNVGWTEGLHARPASIFVRAATASGIPVTIAKVDGDPVNAASMLAVLGLGAQGGEEIVLTSDSEGADAALDRLAKLVAEGLDELPETV; encoded by the coding sequence ATGGCTGAGCGCCGCGTCAACGTCGGCTGGACCGAGGGCCTCCACGCCCGCCCCGCCTCCATCTTCGTCCGGGCCGCCACGGCCTCCGGCATCCCCGTGACGATCGCCAAGGTCGACGGGGACCCCGTCAACGCGGCCTCCATGCTCGCGGTCCTCGGCCTGGGTGCCCAGGGCGGCGAGGAGATCGTCCTCACGTCGGACTCCGAGGGCGCGGATGCCGCTCTCGACCGCCTGGCGAAGCTGGTCGCCGAGGGACTCGACGAGCTCCCCGAGACCGTCTGA